The genomic region CTGAAAAAACTATGTTGCTTAAAAATGcggatgatgataatgatgatgatgcatgagattgttttgaatgtgtatgtatgtttgttttttgtatatGCTAGATGTAACTGGTATTTATCAGAGTGGAGCGTGGGTAATCGTGCCAATGACTCAGTTGACGTGGCTAGAGTTGATTTGACCAACACGGAAACTGAGCCCTCGacaggattgatcaggctaccaggaatctgaatacatatgtatgtatgtgtgagtgagggtgtatatatgtatggttttCTATGTACTTATTGTTGTAGATTAattgaagatgatgatgatgattattattattagtagtatgacgaaaagatgatgatgatgatgatgatgaagatgaagatgatgatgaggaggaggaggaggaggatatTTTGTTGGTGATatgtgtttttgtgtgtgtatttatgtattaaaaatgtgtttaaaatttaaaaattgaaaataagaaaagaaacatatatagtacagaaatGATACATGTGTAAGTGTgattgggtttggtttggtttattttgtttaacgtcctattaacagctaaggtcatttaaggacggcctcccgtgcgtgcgacatgcatgcgtgtggtgagtgcgtatgtgtgttttgggaggctgtggtatgttcgtgttaagtctctttgtgataggccggaacttttgccgatttagagtgctacctcactgaagcatacttgcgaagacacccagcagcacaccccacccagtcacattatactgacaacgggcgaactagtcgtccaactccaaatatgctcagcgcttagcaggagtagcaactaagagtttaaaaaaaatggtatgtCTCGgataggggacagaacccaaagccttcctcacaggggcgaacgctcaactaaaggcaaaaagtgaggcattgtcaagggagacattaggaagaagaaagttgttcagaaagaagagaaaagataagatcccaaatttagtcgcctcttacgatcatgcaatggggcagcaggtaaaaTTCGTACGctctacctgcagggcaggtgTAAGTGTGAGTGTGTGGTGATGCAATGTATTTATAGTACGGAAACGAAAAAAAGtaaaagggcctgtttccaaaatggccccttctctgattcaaatttcctgttggtggtgcattgcccatgccgttgtggtcacaaatctataaagtataaagatttaggtcacttggtttgttttttatggctcctcaaagttgtacctttcagaagctgtctaagtgttgataaaatgtgcatgttatgtaaaatattaatgaaaatctaatcaaatgatggtcaccgtaaagaatacattcatggcatgattgtgacaaaaaaccatgtttccatcgcgccatttggctgttttatggaagaaacaatctcaaaaatgccatttttgatgataacattttagacacaaaaactgtgttttttttagagaatatacccttttatttttatcctattaaacagtacgtaatatgctattgatgagaggaaaaaatcatcaacatgtaagtggtggaacattttcaaatcttgggttgaattagcctatggttgaattgccgattttcgactttctttagataattaacaaaaacacaagagtatttgctcggtatgttgagaatatgtacacagatatgaaaaaagtgagagaaacacttttcataaaaaaaaatccaagatggctacttcacaagtggatgaagacattggctgacaaatagacagaacaacaaacaaaactagatttgatcaagatcaaaacacgggatttccaactaGAAAATGATTGCAGACGTGctctcgttctgacgaacgcttttgtacgttttacctacgatttctcttcgttttctcttcgtttcccttctttaaccgatcaatTGACTTTCAACcctctctgtgaccttgaacttcgaagGACAAAGTCAAATATGTGCATACCTTTTGTAGCCAGTCATTAATGCTTTATATGTGCCAATTATCATGTCTGTTGGTGTCAGAGTATTGGaggaaaaacatttcaagtgtaattgtaggataatagttaattttggcagttaaatgttttcctatgtattttttctgagaCAAAGTTGACGTTTTGACCTGGAAACGTTgcaaaaatcttcaaacaaacGTTTTCTTAATAAAAATTAACCGTTTgaaagagaatttgaaattttcgatttttgatcatttgacctctgtgaccttgaacgaaggtcaaggtcattgaaaagCAATCAAGTTTGTAGGCATCCGTACATGTTATCACTGTgccaaatataatatctgtgtatgtaacGATTTTGGAGCAGAGGGTAATTAAGTGCATTTTGGGGAAactttgaattttggcgggaaaacaaacattttttatcgcacgaccataaaacttgcaccgtTCGTCTTTATTATTAATGCACTTTGCAATGCAGTCAAAAAATtaactcattttgaattttggaccttgatttgacctcgcgcttagaccttgaccttgacatattttctgataacatatcGCGGAGAAAAGTGAGCCCCGCCAATGAACTACAACATGCATTGATTGTTTAAGGGAAAAACGAACGAATCAAGAACCTGATTCAAAAGaacttttgtttaattttttttttttgattattcAAGGTCAGtgaaaaataacttcttttGTAGCCACTCTTACGTTCTATggttgtgccaaatatcaagtctgtaTGTTCTATATGAAGGAGCTGAAACAAATTTAGGCATTTTTGCtcgatttttagcccaccatcatcagatggtgggctattcaaatcgccctgcgtccgaggtccgtcgtccgtccgtccgtccgtaaacaattcttgttatcgctaatcctcagaaagtactgaagggatctttctcaaatttcatatgtgggttccccttggtgtctagttatgcatattgcattttgagaccaatcggaaaacaacatggccgacaggcagccatcttggattttgacaattgaagtttgttatcgctatttctgagaaagtactgaagggatctttctcaaatttcatatgtaggctccccttggtgtctagttatgcatattgcattttgagaccaataggaaaacaacatggccgacaggcagccatcttggattttgacaattgaagtttgttatcgctatttctgagaaagtactgaagggatctttctgaaatttcatatgtaggctccccttggtgcctagttatgcatattgcattttgagaccaatcggaaaacaacatggccgacaggcagccatcttggattttgacaattgaagtttgttatcgctatttcttagaaagtactaaagggatctttctcaaatttcatttgtagattccccttggtgcctagttatgcatattgcattttgagaccaatcggaaaacaacatggccgacaggcagccatcttggattttgacaattgaagtttgttattgctatttctgagaaagtactgaagggatctttctcaaatttcatatgtatgtttcccttggtgcctagttatgcatattacattttgagacctatcggaaaacaacatggccgacaggtagccatcttggattttgacaattgaagtttgttatcgctatttctgagaatgtactgaaggaatctttctcaaatttcatatttagattccccttggtgcctagttatgcatattccattttgagaccaatcagaaaacaacatggccgacaggcagccatcttggattttgacaattgaagtttgttatcgctatttctgagaaggtactgaagggatctttctcaaatttcatatgtaggattcccttggtgcctagttatgcatattgcattttgagacctatcggaaaacaacatggccgacaggcagccatcttggattttgacaattgaagtttgttatcgctatttctgagaaagtactgaaggaatctttctcaaatttcatatgtaggttccccttggtgcctattatgcatattacattttgagacctatgtgaggttctcattttcatttatttggatTTTTCTTGGTTTCTTATTTTTAAGGTGAGTAAGTGGTTAATTGTAGATGGTCAGTTTAGTGGTAGTAGGGAATTGGCCTCTAATTAGCCTTGGCGACTGTGAAGATCAGAGATAAGGTTTAAAGTAGTAATTGATAGAGTTAACACCAGTCGAGGTTGTTTAAGCCTGTAGTGTAATTATTAGGTCTTAAGTATGTTAGATGTGAATAGTTGTCAGTCCCTTCTGGGGatgatatattgtaccttgGTGGTCATTCTCAGAGGctggtgtgtatatattatcagAGGCTGGGTTAGGTCCGTATGGGTGGTTTATAAATAGACTCGTGGTCAGTCTCCAGGACTGGTATATGCATTGCCGCCTGGTCAGTCTGGAGGACTGGTTTATAAATAGGTATGCGATCATCCAGGGGGCGGGGCTACATTGAAATAGATTCTCAGCTCTGGTATATAAATAGGTATGTGGTCATTGGGTGGACTGCCTTAAAATAGCTTCCCAGGCTGtggtataaataggtatgtgGTCATTGGGTGGACTGCCTTAAAATAGATATGCATGCTGAGGTATAAATAGGTATGAGGTTATGATCTGTTTATAGTCGGTTCCTAGAGGTTGTATATTTAGAACTTGACCATGATGTCATTCTTTTATTAGACTGTGTTGGTGTTTAAGTTTAGCATCTATTGTGTAGGGTAGTGGGGTTAAGTAAGTGATGTCACTGGTCAAGAATAGTTTGCTGGCCATATATAAAGGGCTGTTAACTTAGAGTAGGGGCTTTTTGGACATCGAGTGGTTAGAGGAGTTTTCAGAGTGAGTCTGGAACAAGGAGTTAGTTTTAGAGAGTTTTTAGGGCTAGTGTTTGGAGTTGGTCTTATTAACAGAGAGACTTTGGATTTTATTATCTTAGTTTTAGATAGAAAGTATAGAAATGTGTAGAGTAGTTTAGTTTATGGTTTTGAGTCATAGTTTAGTGATATGTAATTAGGAACTTTACAGAACCTTTTATTGTGCAATTATTTTCTTCATCTTGGTTACTTCTAAAAGGAATTGGAGTGGATTTTATTTAGATACTGCTGGAATTTATTCAACTTCAGGCTTTCTTATTTACTTTGTGAATTATTTGTGAATTTATACGTTCTACTCCTGGAGTACATATTGGATTGGAATTTGATATATCTTGATTGGCAAATACTTTGAATGAAAGTCATATCTTAATAAAACTGAAGGAAttttacatacctgtgtatgttttgttttgaatttcatCGATTAACGTAACGGTGTGGTGTCAGAAGAAATAAAGAGTTAGCAGAAACGCAACAAattggtgtcagaagtgggaTTTAAACTTATACATGTGCCTTGTTTATGACTGGATTACATCGTGTTAAAGCAAAACCATCTCTGGAGGTTTAGCCCTCACCTTATCATTTGCATTTCACTATGACGGAGGAAGCTAAGCTGGTTCCTGTTTATGGATTTGATAATTCTGGaaataatgttgttataaaaTACGTGAACATCAGTGAGTATTTTGAATGTGAGCATTGTTATTCATTTGTGAAAATTGGACAGGTGTCCCATAATTGCCCAGTCTTGGAACCACTCCACGAGCTGTCAAATTAAGTtgattaattttgttgtttttgtgtgtgaatCAAGCAGTTTCACCTACATCCATTAATTAAGTTTTTAATGGAAGATATGGATGACAGAATGTCTGAGGACGAAGAGGTTGTCATTCGGACAGATGGAGGTACCCCATCACCACAGGGAATGGAGGAAATAATTCGTTTGAAGGAAGAACTACAGCATGCACTCTTAAATGCAGATGATGTTAAGCATCAGGGTGATCGGCTACAACGTCTTGCCGAGGATGCGGAGAGGGAAAAAGATAGAGTTGAAATTCGAGCAAAGAAACGAATTGAGGAAAAGGATGATGAAATTCAACACTTGAGGGACGAACTCTCAAGGCTCCATACACGCCCAGTTGTTGACTTGGATGGTCCTCATGTGAGATCTCCACCAAACCCAGGTATGTTCATAAGCCCAGGTTTTGGTGGCGGACGGAGACCTCCTAATGGCCAACATCCTATGTTTAACCCTTCATTATCGCGTCCATTACAAGGTAACCATGGGTTTCAACCAAGGTCACAGGCATCAAGTCCACAATTATATCAGCGATATTCTGTGCCAATGCCTGCTCCAAGTATGTTTGATGGACAGTCCTCTTGGGAAGGATTTATTCAACCATTTCTTTCAATGGCAGGGGCCTGCCACTGGGGAGAGGATGAAAAGTTGTTCCGACTTACTAATTCACTTCGTGGTATTGCAGCGGAATACGCTTTCACTCAACTCGGACCCGAGTCTACAGCTTCTTTCCAGCAGTTGTTGAATGCCCTCGAGGTACGGTTTAAAGACCAGAGGACCTTAGCTTCATACTTGGGTGAGTTGGAGGGGAGAAAATTACGTGACCGGGAAAAACTGGCAGAGTATGTGTCCGATATTAAGCGTCTGGTCCTCAAGAGTTTCCCCACAGCAGATGAACGCACTCGCGAGACAATTAATTTGAGGTACTTCCTTAAAGGCCTAAGTGATCAACAAATGGCAGTGGCTGTGGGAATGAAAAATCCCAAAACTATAGAGGAAGCACGGCAAGACCTGGAGACATATAGAAGTCTGCAGGATGAAATATCCAGTAAGGGAAAAGTTAGGTCTGTCGGGAACGGTAACAATGGTGAAAGTCGGTTTGTTACTGTAGAGGAACTTAACATGGTCAGTGATTCAATCATGGCATGTATGACATCTAAATTGGATAAGATAACAAGTGTTGTTGAGGAGATTAAGTCAGACAGAGACAAAGCTCAGAAAAACAATCGTCCTAAGCAAAAACGCAACATGGCAGAAGTTGAGTGTTACAATTGTCATGAGATGGGTCACTTCGCAAGGGAGTGTCCTCGTAAGAAGGACGGGTCTTCAGAAGCACCACAGGTGGAAAACTAGGATTGACCGAGACAAACGGCCCTGCCTCGGTCATGAAAGAGAACAAGTTAGCTTGTGAGACAATAAGACACATTCGTGATGGTGTTACCATGTTTTTACCTATGAATTTTTATGGTGTCAAAGGTAATTTTGTCGTTGATACAGGTGCAGCAGTGACACTCATGTCTGTTGGATTTTACTATAGTATTCCCATGGAATTTAGACCGGAACTTAATAAGTCAGATCCTAGGCTAAAACTAGAAGTAGCCAATGATGGTCTCCTATCTGTAGAGGGGATAGCTACTTTCAAATTCATATTGAAAAACACCAAATTCGAGTGggacatgtatgttacagacattcGAGAGGATGGGCTTCTAGGACTAGATTTCttatataataatcaatatatGTGTGGAACTGATACTGGTCTACGGTTAAATGGAAAGAAATATGAAACTTTCATTCACCGAGCTCCCTTTGGTGTGTCAAGGGTTTCATGTGTTACAGAGACTATTATACCAGCAAACTGTGAGCGTGTTCTTTATGGACAGGTAGATTCTAGTCTAACATTTTTGAAACCGTGTGTTGTGGGACCATTACTAAAAGATAATGATGGTTTACTTATAGGGCATGCCCTTGTGACCCCTGGGGATAATATTCCTATCCCGGTGATGAATTTATCGGATGAGGATATTATCATACATTCCGGACAGTCAATAGCTAGTGTTCAGGAAATTGTTGACTTTAGACCGTTAGACCCTTGCGACAATGCTCAGTTCAATAGACAGGTGAACAATGTGTCCAGTACAGAGACCTGGCCAGAAGGTGTACAAAAGTTATGTGACGAATCTAGTGTGACCTTGACAGCAGACCACATACTGAAACTTAAGAGACTGTTAAAGAATCATGTGTCTGTATTCGCCAGTTCATCTGAGGACTTGGGATTTACTAATGTAGTGGAACACAAAATTGACACTGGTACAGCTGCCCCTGTGAAACAAGCCCCTCGGCGACCTCCTATGGCCTTTGCTAAAGACGAGGAGATAATCTTAGAGAAGCAATTAAAACAGGGTTTATTAAGGAATCCAAATCCCCCTGGGCCAGCCCTATGGTTTATGTCCGAAAGTCTGATGGTACCACTCGTCCTTGTGTAGATTATCGTAGATTACATGAGCTGACCAGAAAAGATGCCTACCCTCTACCAAGAATGGACGATTGTTTGGATAGTTTAAGTAAGGCTTGTGTATTTTCCAGTTTGGATTTACAATCGGGTTACTGGCAGTTTCCGGTGGCTCCCGAAGATAGACCTAAAACAGCATTTGTGACAAAAAGGGGATTGTTTGAATATCAAAAGATGCCATTTGGGTTATGCAATGCCCCTGCCACCTGTCAACGAGGTATTGAGCTTATACTTCGAGGGCTACAGTTTCACACATTACTGATATATTTGGATGATATTATCATTTTCAGTGATAGTGTTGATTCACACTTTGATCGACTTGGCCAGGTTTTTACAAAACTTGGTAGTGCGGGATTGAAACTTAAGCCGAGTAAGTGTCACCTATTTCAGACGGAAGTGAAATTTTTAGGACATATAGTTACGGGGGAGGGTGTTAAACCTGATCCCAAAAAGATAGAAGCAATAAAGAACTGGCCAACACCAAAGTCCCAGACAGATATTCGTTCATTCCTTGGTTTGTGTTCATATTATCGACGGTTCATTAAGGGATTTTCTAACAAAGCTAGTCCAATGAATCGCCTGTTGGAGGCCGGACAGGAATTCGTTTGGAGTGATGAATGTGAAAATTCGTATCAAGATTTAAAAGCTGCATTGACAGGGGATGAGGTAATGGCATATCCCAGCGATGATGGATTGTATATCCTAGATACTGATGCTTCAGATAAGGGAATCGGAGCAACACTTAGTCAGATGCAGTGGTCATCTCGTGCAGGGAAAGATGTTGAGCGCCCCATAATATTCGCTAGTAAATCACTCACCAAGTCACAGCGTCGCTATTGTGTAACGAAACGTGAACTCTTAGCTGTAATAACTTTTGCCCAACAGTTTCGTCATTATCTGTTGGGACGTAAATTCCTCATACGCACTGACCACAGTTCATTACGATGGattatgtcatttaaggatcCTACAGACCAGACAGCAAGGTGGCTAGAAATATTGGCCCAGTTTGACTTTGTAATTGAACATCGTGCTGGGATTAAACATCAAAATGCTGACGCATTGTCTAGGTATCCTTGTGATCCTGAGGAGTGTGACTGTTATGACGGTGAAACAATACTGGAGAATCTACCCTGTGGTGGTTGtgacaaatgtttaaaaaaacatgGACAATGGTCTAGTTATATGGAGGACAGTGTGGTCGTCCCATTGCTGACAAAACCAGTtaggaatattgatattaacagcCAATCTAGTGACGATGCCACTCAAACATGGTTTAAACCCTGGTGGTTAATCCTGGTGGCTGGTACCATTTTTAGTTACCTTTTTATGTATGTGGGAAAACATGTTGCATTGTGTCATCAAGTGGTGGGTGTGCGGAGATTAAGATATGGATGTAGGGACAATGTTACGGATGAACCAGAGGTGACGGATATACACCAGCAGTGGGACCCCGGTGGGACTAATCTTAGCGGGAGATCCTTAGACAAAACTCTTACTGATCTGACACCCAAAACAAATGTAGAATGTTTTACACCCTTAGAGTGGGTTGGAGGATATACAAATGCTGATATGAGAAAGATGCAGAGTGAAGATCCAGGTATTGCACTTATTCTAGATGGTATCAATAAGGGAGAACGACCTGAGAGGAATGTTGTAACTGCTGCAAGTCCAGTCACTAGAAATCTGTGGTTATTATGGGACCTTTTACAACTCAGAGAAGGTGTACTCTATAAGAAATGGATAGGCAAAGATAAACAAGTGAAATTACAATTAGTGCTGCCCCGAATATTAGTATCACGAGTAATTAAATCTATTCATGGATCTATTATGTCAGGACATTTAGGATTCAAGAAAACACTGAAGAAAGCTGGAACTTATTTCTTTTGGTATAAAATGAAACAAGATATCAGG from Pecten maximus chromosome 11, xPecMax1.1, whole genome shotgun sequence harbors:
- the LOC117337838 gene encoding uncharacterized protein LOC117337838; the encoded protein is MKENKLACETIRHIRDGVTMFLPMNFYGVKGNFVVDTGAAVTLMSVGFYYSIPMEFRPELNKSDPRLKLEVANDGLLSVEGIATFKFILKNTKFEWDMYVTDIREDGLLGLDFLYNNQYMCGTDTGLRLNGKKYETFIHRAPFGVSRVSCVTETIIPANCERVLYGQVDSSLTFLKPCVVGPLLKDNDGLLIGHALVTPGDNIPIPVMNLSDEDIIIHSGQSIASVQEIVDFRPLDPCDNAQFNRQVNNVSSTETWPEGVQKLCDESSVTLTADHILKLKRLLKNHVSVFASSSEDLGFTNVVEHKIDTGTAAPVKQAPRRPPMAFAKDEEIILEKQLKQGLLRNPNPPGPALWFMSESLMVPLVLV